One genomic region from Xenopus laevis strain J_2021 chromosome 2L, Xenopus_laevis_v10.1, whole genome shotgun sequence encodes:
- the hoxc13.L gene encoding homeobox protein Hox-C13a: MTTSLILHPHWADTLMYVYETSPNEKNPRKSAAMEGLSGNCASSHCRDFISHPGLGRHSGAIGSHQGPVYTDITSPEAARQCAAPPTSSSASLGYAYPFGSSYYGCRLSQSHNVNLHQKPCSYHPSEKYPEPSNPLPSEEFSSRAKEFAFYPSFASSYQAVPGYLDMSVVPGISSHPEPRHDSLLSMEGYQHWALPNGWDGQVYCSKDQSQSGHLWKAPFPDVVPLQPEVSNYRRGRKKRVPYTKIQLKELEKEYAASKFITKEKRRRISTATSLSERQVTIWFQNRRVKEKKVVIKCKSSAHLHNT; the protein is encoded by the exons ATGACGACTTCCCTGATCCTACATCCACATTGGGCGGATACCTTGATGTACGTGTATGAAACAAGCCCGAATGAAAAGAATCCCAGGAAAAGCGCAGCCATGGAAGGACTGAGTGGGAACTGTGCAAGCAGCCACTGTCGGGATTTTATCTCTCACCCGGGGCTGGGGCGCCATTCTGGTGCCATTGGATCTCACCAAGGACCGGTGTACACGGACATTACCTCCCCAGAAGCAGCGAGACAATGCGCCGCTCCCCCGACTTCTTCCAGCGCGTCCCTCGGCTATGCGTACCCATTTGGAAGCAGCTACTACGGCTGCCGGTTGTCCCAGTCCCACAACGTTAATTTACACCAGAAACCCTGCTCTTACCATCCGTCCGAGAAATACCCAGAGCCCAGCAACCCCTTGCCCAGCGAAGAATTCTCCTCCAGGGCCAAGGAATTTGCATTTTATCCCAGTTTTGCCAGTTCTTACCAGGCGGTCCCTGGCTACTTGGACATGTCAGTAGTGCCGGGGATCAGTAGCCACCCGGAGCCCAGACATGACTCTCTGCTGTCTATGGAAGGCTACCAACACTGGGCTCTCCCTAACGGCTGGGACGGACAAGTCTACTGCTCAAAGGACCAATCGCAATCCGGTCACTTATGGAAAGCACCTTTCCCAG ATGTGGTCCCCCTGCAGCCAGAGGTGAGCAACTACCGCAGGGGCAGGAAAAAGCGAGTCCCCTATACAAAGATCCAACTGAAAGAACTGGAGAAGGAGTATGCGGCGAGCAAGTTCATTACCAAAGAGAAGAGACGGAGAATCTCCACTGCAACAAGTCTGTCTGAGCGACAGGTCACAATATGGTTCCAAAACAGAAGAGTCAAGGAAAAAAAAGTCGTAATTAAATGTAAGAGCTCTGCTCACCTTCACAACACCTGA